In a genomic window of Nostoc sp. UHCC 0870:
- the cysT gene encoding sulfate ABC transporter permease subunit CysT has translation MSLSPTAEIDHKIPVWQKFLRPVIKMPWTWRITWGYLTIMLFLPMAAMFLKASTETPTRFWAIATSDLALATYNVTFVTSLLAALLNGIFGTLIAWVLVRYDFPLKRIIDATVDLPFALPTAVAGLTLATVYSNNGWIGSLLAPMGIKVSFTRLGVWVAMVFISLPFVVRTVQPVLQEMEIEIEEAAWSLGASQWQTFWKVILPPLLPSILTGVALGFSRAVGEYGSTVIIASNTPFQDLIAPVLIFQRLEQYDYSGATVIGVVLLAISLVLLLTINLLQSWARRYDNK, from the coding sequence ATGAGCTTATCTCCTACTGCGGAAATTGATCATAAAATTCCGGTTTGGCAAAAATTTCTCCGTCCAGTCATAAAAATGCCTTGGACATGGCGGATTACTTGGGGATATCTAACAATTATGTTATTTCTCCCAATGGCTGCCATGTTTCTTAAAGCCAGTACAGAAACACCGACTAGATTTTGGGCAATTGCTACTAGTGATCTGGCTTTAGCCACTTACAACGTCACCTTTGTCACTTCCTTACTGGCTGCGTTACTCAATGGCATCTTTGGGACTCTCATAGCTTGGGTGTTAGTGCGCTACGACTTTCCCCTCAAAAGAATAATTGATGCTACCGTAGATTTACCGTTTGCATTACCAACTGCGGTAGCAGGTTTAACACTAGCAACAGTGTACAGTAATAATGGCTGGATTGGTTCGCTGCTTGCACCAATGGGGATTAAAGTATCCTTCACCCGCTTAGGTGTTTGGGTGGCAATGGTGTTTATTTCATTACCTTTTGTAGTCAGAACAGTACAACCTGTACTACAAGAAATGGAAATAGAAATTGAAGAAGCTGCTTGGTCTTTGGGTGCTTCCCAGTGGCAAACTTTTTGGAAAGTGATTTTACCTCCCTTATTACCTTCGATTTTGACAGGTGTAGCTTTGGGTTTTTCCCGTGCGGTGGGGGAGTATGGTTCGACGGTGATCATTGCTTCTAATACACCATTTCAAGATTTGATTGCCCCTGTGTTGATTTTCCAACGTTTAGAGCAGTATGACTATTCTGGTGCAACTGTCATTGGCGTAGTGCTACTGGCTATTTCCCTAGTATTGCTCTTAACAATCAATTTATTACAATCTTGGGCAAGAAGATATGACAATAAGTAA
- a CDS encoding sulfate ABC transporter substrate-binding protein: MSLWQRPLKQLQLIAGQGKSLLRFRFSSLKGFVSLMIVGTMLSLTLAACSGGNENNTTGEASTANPVAANKPNVQITLVSFAVTKLAHEAIIPKFVEKWQQEHNQTVTFRQSYGGSGSQTRAVIDGLDADVVHLALALDTEKIEKAGLIAPGWEKEVPNNGIVSKSVAAIITRPGNPKGIKNWADLAKDDIKVITADPKTSGVARWNFLALWNAGIKNGGDEAKAKEFVTQVYRNVPILTRDAREATDAFAKQGQGDALINYENEVILAEQKGEKLDYIIPEVNISIDNPIAVVDKNVDKHGNREVAEAFVKFLYTPEAQQEFVKLGFRPVEETVAQTKEVKDKFPAVKTLGTAQDFGGWQTIDQKFFADGGVFDQVQSSIKR, translated from the coding sequence ATGAGCTTGTGGCAGCGACCCCTTAAACAATTACAGCTGATTGCTGGGCAGGGAAAAAGCCTGTTGAGATTTAGATTTAGTTCCTTAAAAGGCTTTGTCTCATTGATGATAGTGGGAACAATGTTGAGTCTCACCCTTGCTGCTTGCTCTGGGGGAAATGAAAATAATACCACTGGCGAAGCATCTACCGCGAATCCTGTTGCTGCCAACAAACCAAATGTCCAAATCACCCTAGTTTCCTTTGCTGTCACCAAACTAGCTCACGAGGCGATTATTCCCAAGTTTGTCGAAAAATGGCAGCAAGAACATAACCAGACTGTCACCTTTAGACAAAGTTACGGTGGCTCAGGTTCTCAAACTCGTGCTGTCATTGATGGATTAGATGCAGATGTGGTTCACTTGGCATTGGCACTAGACACAGAAAAGATTGAGAAGGCTGGACTGATTGCGCCAGGATGGGAAAAAGAAGTTCCGAATAACGGTATAGTTTCTAAATCTGTAGCAGCAATCATTACTCGCCCAGGAAACCCCAAAGGCATCAAAAATTGGGCAGATTTAGCTAAAGATGATATTAAAGTAATTACAGCTGACCCCAAAACCTCTGGTGTTGCCCGTTGGAACTTTTTAGCACTGTGGAATGCTGGGATTAAAAATGGCGGCGATGAAGCCAAAGCCAAAGAATTTGTCACTCAAGTCTATAGAAATGTGCCAATTTTGACTAGAGATGCACGAGAAGCAACAGACGCATTTGCTAAACAAGGACAGGGAGACGCTTTAATCAACTACGAAAATGAAGTTATCTTGGCAGAACAAAAAGGTGAGAAACTAGACTACATTATCCCCGAAGTTAACATTTCCATCGATAATCCCATTGCAGTGGTTGATAAAAACGTTGATAAACACGGTAATAGAGAAGTGGCAGAAGCGTTTGTGAAATTCCTCTATACACCAGAGGCACAACAAGAGTTTGTCAAATTAGGATTCCGACCAGTAGAAGAGACAGTAGCTCAAACCAAAGAAGTCAAAGATAAGTTCCCCGCAGTCAAAACTCTAGGTACAGCTCAAGACTTTGGTGGTTGGCAAACCATTGACCAAAAATTCTTCGCTGATGGCGGTGTATTTGACCAAGTTCAATCCAGTATTAAAAGATAG